Proteins from a genomic interval of Microbacterium imperiale:
- a CDS encoding O-antigen ligase family protein: MTPVRARAHATPPWRDLALAAVLASLIAIRIPGPGTPLLFAFGLLCIAFLGPLIASRREYQPWILLFLAGVGGASVAIIVNGAAVSSIPTSQPFRLLVYTGALVAWKTIWRCTWQSMTAGIAIGIGALWLQTANTGSPEATWKYALAFPVCLMVLLFVDSTKRGSLLAGFCVATLAITALFFAHRTMALILIAALVIWSVARRRQQLSRTALFLCAGAFLAIAQVLISSVPQLAEDGALGATLQRSFAQNQERSSNVILGGRSELPVSLSAALESPVLGSGMTPQADTDILNRATGFAQELGVAVNDATLRTWINPSSGAVSAHSAIMEFWIVGGALGLIVGIVMVIAFARALRPNRSLITGSLGFTFLLTCSLWDLFFSPYLTGRDLVLAFAVCLVGASVSQDRKAESEPRASGPDFPTPHEPLRSTFV, from the coding sequence ATGACACCTGTACGCGCCCGCGCTCACGCGACACCCCCCTGGCGCGACCTCGCATTGGCAGCAGTTCTTGCCAGCCTCATAGCGATCCGCATCCCCGGCCCGGGTACGCCGCTGCTTTTTGCCTTTGGGCTTTTATGTATCGCATTCCTAGGCCCGTTGATCGCCAGCCGCCGAGAGTATCAACCCTGGATTCTTCTATTCCTCGCTGGAGTCGGAGGTGCCAGCGTCGCAATCATCGTGAACGGTGCCGCCGTATCTAGCATTCCAACGTCTCAACCCTTTCGTCTACTTGTCTACACGGGGGCGCTCGTCGCATGGAAGACGATCTGGCGTTGCACCTGGCAAAGCATGACGGCCGGCATAGCAATCGGCATCGGTGCACTTTGGCTGCAGACAGCGAACACAGGTTCGCCAGAAGCGACTTGGAAGTACGCTCTCGCGTTCCCCGTGTGTCTGATGGTACTTCTGTTCGTCGACAGCACGAAAAGGGGTAGCCTATTGGCGGGTTTCTGCGTGGCAACGCTTGCAATCACCGCACTTTTCTTCGCTCACAGGACGATGGCGCTGATCCTGATTGCCGCCTTGGTGATCTGGTCGGTTGCGCGCCGCAGGCAGCAGCTGTCTCGCACCGCGCTCTTTCTGTGCGCCGGCGCCTTCCTAGCCATCGCCCAAGTGCTGATATCGAGCGTGCCTCAACTCGCGGAAGACGGTGCCCTGGGCGCCACATTGCAACGCTCATTCGCGCAGAATCAAGAGCGGTCATCGAATGTGATCTTGGGTGGCCGGTCAGAACTCCCAGTCTCTCTATCCGCTGCCCTAGAGAGTCCTGTCCTCGGATCTGGTATGACGCCCCAAGCAGACACGGATATCCTGAATCGAGCGACCGGGTTTGCTCAGGAGCTCGGTGTCGCAGTCAATGACGCGACGCTGCGCACATGGATAAACCCGTCATCTGGTGCGGTTAGCGCTCACTCCGCCATCATGGAGTTCTGGATCGTGGGCGGCGCCCTGGGATTGATCGTCGGCATCGTCATGGTGATAGCTTTTGCGCGCGCACTACGCCCGAATCGTTCACTCATAACCGGCAGCTTGGGGTTCACTTTTCTCCTTACGTGCTCGCTTTGGGATCTCTTCTTCTCCCCCTATCTGACGGGCCGTGACCTAGTTCTCGCGTTCGCTGTATGCCTCGTAGGCGCCTCAGTCTCACAAGATAGAAAAGCGGAATCAGAGCCTCGAGCGAGCGGTCCTGATTTCCCCACGCCGCACGAGCCGCTTCGTAGTACATTCGTCTGA
- a CDS encoding DUF1905 domain-containing protein, whose product MVTGTGGHMVSLNAKVRRALGKDIGDVVDVVTAPR is encoded by the coding sequence ATGGTGACCGGCACTGGCGGGCACATGGTGTCGCTCAACGCGAAGGTACGGAGGGCGCTCGGCAAAGACATCGGTGACGTGGTCGACGTCGTCACTGCCCCGCGCTAG
- a CDS encoding HNH endonuclease signature motif containing protein produces the protein MQTTGDEFDDRDAASFESPYASIIDRLTAADDVLHAAQIELTRVLADAGRAALQRAAQTTTRPRGMNSDMEMRSIAAEVAGLRRSHDRRAQNEIDNALTIVDDYPAVFDAWQARRVTREHVDLVVRMGCGIGDDLRPEYEQAAIAICERDIASRVREPLRNLAARLRPESFTERHLTAAAKRGVWVTHGDDGMSELAATLPVLIATGIHDRLTAMAQSVKDARQSAPADPNATHSTDAAGEAFGLHASAAVDAGDPDLRTMDQLRADALSDLLLGGAPVVDPTYGTDAASPLGAIRARVQVVVTADTLTGVDDAPAEAAGASLIDADTAREVAARSATWDRLFIDPVTRTPVETDTYRPTASMRRLLQARDQHCRFPGCRRAAIRCEIDHTIDHALGGHTHIYNLAHLCQRHHSMKQFTNWNVRQLGGGVLEWISPLGRVYREDVPVPSVCFVPESASAPPGQPGDSGGPPDDPPPF, from the coding sequence ATGCAGACGACAGGCGATGAGTTCGACGACCGGGATGCCGCGTCGTTCGAGTCACCGTACGCGAGCATCATCGACCGGCTGACTGCGGCCGATGACGTCCTGCATGCCGCACAGATCGAGTTGACCCGGGTGCTCGCCGATGCGGGTCGAGCGGCGTTGCAGCGCGCAGCGCAGACCACGACCCGCCCGCGCGGCATGAACTCCGACATGGAGATGCGGTCGATCGCGGCAGAGGTCGCGGGCCTGCGGCGCTCGCACGATCGTCGCGCGCAAAACGAGATCGACAACGCCCTCACCATCGTCGACGACTACCCCGCGGTGTTTGACGCGTGGCAGGCCCGGCGGGTCACCCGCGAGCACGTCGACCTGGTCGTGCGGATGGGATGCGGTATCGGCGACGACCTACGCCCCGAGTACGAGCAGGCCGCGATCGCGATCTGCGAGCGAGATATCGCATCGCGCGTGCGCGAGCCCCTGCGCAATCTCGCCGCCCGCCTGCGCCCCGAGTCCTTCACCGAGCGCCACCTCACCGCCGCCGCCAAGCGCGGCGTGTGGGTCACCCACGGCGACGACGGCATGTCCGAGCTCGCCGCGACGTTGCCGGTGCTCATCGCCACCGGCATCCACGACCGCCTGACCGCCATGGCCCAGTCCGTCAAAGACGCCCGCCAGAGTGCACCGGCCGACCCGAATGCCACCCACTCGACGGATGCCGCGGGCGAAGCGTTCGGGCTACACGCCTCCGCCGCCGTCGACGCGGGCGACCCCGACCTGCGCACGATGGACCAGCTCCGCGCCGACGCACTCAGCGACCTGCTGCTCGGCGGTGCGCCGGTCGTCGATCCCACCTACGGCACCGACGCTGCCAGCCCGCTCGGGGCGATCCGTGCGCGCGTGCAGGTCGTCGTCACCGCAGACACGCTCACCGGCGTCGACGACGCACCGGCCGAGGCCGCGGGCGCATCGCTCATCGACGCCGACACCGCCCGCGAGGTCGCCGCGCGCAGCGCCACGTGGGACCGCCTCTTCATCGACCCCGTCACCCGCACCCCGGTCGAGACCGACACCTACCGGCCCACCGCCTCGATGCGACGCCTCCTACAAGCCCGCGACCAGCACTGCCGATTCCCCGGATGCCGCCGCGCTGCGATCCGCTGCGAGATCGACCACACCATCGACCACGCCCTCGGCGGCCACACCCACATCTACAACCTCGCCCACCTCTGCCAACGACACCACTCGATGAAGCAATTCACCAACTGGAACGTCCGGCAACTCGGCGGCGGAGTCCTCGAGTGGATCTCACCCCTGGGTCGGGTCTATCGCGAGGACGTTCCCGTTCCGAGCGTGTGCTTCGTCCCCGAGTCGGCCAGCGCACCACCCGGGCAACCAGGCGATTCCGGCGGGCCACCGGACGACCCACCACCCTTCTGA
- a CDS encoding aldo/keto reductase, translating to MRHVPLGRSNIQVPNVVAGMMRIEELSDADIRALYDSSRAVGVDFFDHADIYGSTRHACERRFTEALNLSASERDEITLQTKTGIMTDEWHFDHSYEHIVASAEESLEALGTDRIDILLLHRPDALVEPDEVARAFDHLESSGKVRAFGVSNHTPRQIDLLKTAVTQPLVANQVQLSITHSTIIAQGLASNMAGEDDSITRDGGGLVDYSRINGITLQAWSPFQKGFFDGVIFGAEEYPELNAKLDELAAKYGVTPTAIATAWITRHPAGMQVVLGTTNPQRVADAAEGSDIPLTRAEWYGLIQAAGDKVP from the coding sequence ATGCGCCACGTCCCCCTCGGTCGAAGCAACATTCAGGTCCCCAATGTCGTCGCCGGCATGATGCGCATCGAAGAGCTCTCCGATGCCGACATCCGCGCCCTCTACGACAGCTCGCGCGCGGTGGGCGTCGACTTCTTCGACCACGCCGACATCTACGGCTCGACCCGCCACGCCTGCGAGCGACGCTTCACCGAAGCGCTCAACCTCTCGGCATCCGAGCGCGACGAGATCACCCTGCAGACCAAGACCGGCATCATGACCGACGAGTGGCACTTCGACCACTCCTACGAGCACATCGTCGCCTCGGCCGAGGAGTCGCTCGAAGCGCTCGGCACCGACCGCATCGACATCCTGCTGCTCCACCGCCCCGACGCTCTCGTCGAGCCCGACGAGGTCGCCCGCGCGTTCGACCACCTCGAGTCATCCGGCAAGGTCCGCGCCTTCGGCGTCTCGAACCACACGCCCCGCCAGATCGACCTGCTCAAGACGGCGGTGACGCAGCCGCTCGTCGCCAACCAGGTGCAGCTGTCGATCACGCACTCGACGATCATCGCGCAGGGCCTCGCCTCGAACATGGCCGGCGAAGACGACTCCATCACCCGCGACGGCGGCGGCCTGGTCGACTACTCGCGCATCAACGGCATCACCCTCCAGGCCTGGTCGCCCTTCCAGAAGGGCTTCTTCGACGGGGTCATCTTCGGCGCCGAGGAGTATCCCGAGCTCAACGCCAAGCTCGACGAGCTCGCCGCGAAGTACGGCGTCACGCCCACGGCGATCGCCACCGCCTGGATCACCCGCCACCCCGCCGGCATGCAGGTGGTGCTCGGCACCACGAACCCGCAGCGCGTCGCGGATGCCGCCGAGGGCAGCGACATCCCGCTCACCCGCGCCGAGTGGTACGGACTCATCCAGGCCGCCGGCGACAAGGTGCCCTGA
- a CDS encoding cation-transporting ATPase, with amino-acid sequence MSKLNRLIGMASKALGDKNGSGSAGASGSDWRSVVRSAADALTGDARDAGRPGAGAGVGAGTSAPARGPVGLTPPASGARAAAGGGLTDADRAAIARYDYLVKTADPTRLEQIHRDAFAQLTSAQRAEVEQRLSSGLPPHERPRSAEPEHLARAATRAEMMRPGSLRGVLARVRGIGGGAGGGARSGALAGVGAGVGVAAAGGLLAAVAGGAVVSAVAAPLLEQAAGLVDFDAIASGIDPETLVSGFDAEALTGGLGEQVSGAADHVSGFGEQLSNFELPNLGDLFGR; translated from the coding sequence ATGAGCAAGCTCAATCGTCTGATCGGTATGGCCTCGAAGGCGCTCGGCGACAAGAACGGTTCCGGTTCGGCTGGCGCGAGCGGGTCGGACTGGCGGTCGGTCGTGCGCAGCGCTGCGGATGCGTTGACCGGTGATGCGCGTGACGCGGGTCGGCCGGGGGCCGGGGCAGGGGTGGGCGCCGGGACCAGTGCGCCGGCGCGGGGGCCGGTGGGGCTGACTCCGCCCGCTTCGGGCGCTCGCGCTGCGGCCGGGGGTGGGCTGACGGACGCGGATCGCGCGGCGATCGCCCGATACGACTACCTCGTGAAGACGGCGGACCCGACGCGGCTCGAGCAGATCCATCGCGACGCGTTCGCGCAGCTGACGTCGGCGCAGCGTGCCGAGGTCGAGCAGCGGCTGTCGAGCGGCCTTCCGCCGCATGAACGACCTCGCTCGGCGGAGCCCGAGCACCTCGCTCGTGCGGCGACGCGCGCGGAGATGATGCGGCCGGGTTCGCTGCGCGGCGTGCTCGCGCGCGTGCGGGGCATCGGCGGCGGTGCCGGCGGCGGCGCGCGGTCTGGTGCGCTCGCCGGTGTGGGTGCGGGTGTCGGCGTCGCTGCGGCGGGCGGGCTGCTGGCCGCGGTCGCGGGTGGTGCCGTGGTCAGCGCCGTCGCGGCGCCGCTGCTCGAGCAGGCCGCGGGCCTGGTCGACTTCGATGCGATCGCGTCGGGCATCGATCCCGAGACCCTGGTGTCGGGCTTCGACGCTGAGGCGCTGACCGGTGGGCTGGGCGAGCAGGTGTCGGGCGCCGCCGATCACGTGTCGGGCTTCGGTGAGCAGCTGTCGAACTTCGAGCTGCCGAACCTGGGCGACCTGTTCGGGCGCTGA
- a CDS encoding protein adenylyltransferase SelO, whose product MSEPALSTSPSLSLSHEFADALPSMAVRWPADAAPDPRLLVLNESLAEELGLDVAFLRSELGVRTLVGVAVPPGATPVAQAYSGHQFGGFSPRLGDGRALLLGELRAPDGSLRDLHLKGSGPTPFARAGDGLAAVGPMLREYLMSEAMHALGIPTTRSLAVVATGREVQRESALPGAVLARVAASHLRVGSVEFARATGDIELLRAVVDYAIARHHPEVADDAVPALGLFRAVVAAQADLVARWMLVGFVHGVMNTDNMTLSGETIDYGPCAFMDAYDPATVFSSIDLQGRYAYGNQPYIAEWNLARLAEAMLPLFDDELERAVELAQEALATFRPLFAEARAAGMRRKLGLVGADGSAVGVADEDVEALAGEFHDLLARTRADYTSSFRALSSAARGDAATLELAVGASDALGAWVERWRSFGPDAEVMDAANPIYVPRNHLVEEALAAATSGDLEPLRWLTIVLSTPFTERSGAQRYAEPATADFIAGYRTFCGT is encoded by the coding sequence ATGTCCGAGCCTGCGCTTTCGACGTCGCCTTCGCTTTCGCTGTCGCACGAGTTCGCCGATGCGCTGCCGAGCATGGCGGTGCGGTGGCCGGCGGATGCAGCGCCAGATCCGCGGCTGCTCGTGCTGAACGAGTCGCTTGCCGAGGAGCTCGGGCTCGACGTGGCGTTTCTGCGGAGCGAGCTCGGCGTGCGGACGCTCGTCGGGGTCGCGGTGCCGCCGGGCGCGACGCCGGTGGCGCAGGCGTACTCGGGGCACCAGTTCGGCGGTTTCTCGCCGCGGCTTGGTGACGGTCGTGCGCTGCTGCTCGGTGAGCTGCGGGCGCCGGACGGTTCGCTGCGCGACCTGCACCTGAAGGGGTCGGGTCCGACGCCGTTCGCTCGTGCGGGCGACGGGCTGGCCGCGGTGGGGCCGATGCTGCGCGAGTACCTGATGAGCGAGGCGATGCACGCGCTGGGGATTCCGACGACGCGGTCGCTCGCCGTCGTCGCGACGGGGCGCGAGGTGCAGCGCGAGTCTGCGCTGCCGGGTGCGGTGCTCGCGCGGGTCGCCGCGAGCCACCTGCGGGTGGGGAGTGTGGAGTTCGCTCGTGCGACGGGTGACATCGAGCTGCTGCGTGCGGTGGTCGACTACGCGATCGCGCGGCATCACCCGGAGGTGGCGGACGACGCGGTGCCGGCGCTCGGGCTGTTCCGCGCGGTGGTCGCGGCGCAGGCGGATCTCGTGGCGCGGTGGATGCTCGTCGGGTTCGTGCATGGCGTGATGAACACCGACAACATGACGCTGTCGGGCGAGACGATCGACTACGGGCCGTGCGCGTTCATGGATGCGTACGACCCGGCGACCGTGTTCAGCTCGATCGACCTGCAGGGACGGTACGCGTACGGCAATCAGCCGTACATCGCGGAATGGAACCTCGCGCGTCTCGCCGAGGCGATGCTGCCGCTGTTCGACGACGAGCTGGAGCGTGCCGTCGAGCTGGCGCAGGAGGCGCTGGCGACGTTCCGGCCGCTGTTCGCCGAGGCGCGTGCGGCGGGGATGCGGCGCAAGCTCGGGCTCGTCGGTGCGGACGGTTCTGCGGTGGGGGTCGCTGATGAGGACGTCGAGGCGCTCGCCGGTGAGTTCCACGATCTGCTGGCGCGCACTCGTGCGGATTACACGTCGTCGTTCCGGGCGCTCTCGAGCGCCGCGCGCGGTGATGCGGCGACGCTCGAGCTCGCGGTGGGCGCGTCGGACGCGCTCGGGGCGTGGGTCGAGCGGTGGCGGTCGTTCGGGCCGGATGCCGAGGTGATGGATGCCGCAAACCCGATCTACGTTCCGCGGAACCACCTCGTGGAAGAGGCGCTGGCGGCGGCGACATCCGGTGATCTCGAGCCGCTGCGCTGGCTGACGATCGTGCTGTCGACGCCGTTCACCGAGCGGTCGGGGGCGCAGCGGTATGCCGAGCCCGCGACGGCGGACTTCATCGCCGGGTACCGGACTTTCTGCGGGACCTGA
- a CDS encoding UDP-glucose dehydrogenase family protein translates to MRLSVIGCGYLGAVHAAAMASIGHEVVGIDVDERKIASLSRGEAPFFEPGLQDILSEALASGRLRFSTDMADAAGAQVHFIGVGTPQKKDGDAADLTYVNAAVDALIPHLAEGDIVAGKSTVPVGTAATLAERVTPTGATLVWNPEFLREGWAVQDTIDPDRLVAGVPAGAEGERAADILREVYHPSVAKNTPFIVTDLATAELVKVAANAFLATKISFINAMAEIAEVTGADVTTLADAIGHDARIGRRFLGAGIGFGGGCLPKDIRAFSARAEELGRGESVAFLREIDAINMRRRDRAVDLVVSAFGGSVFKKNITVLGAAFKPHSDDTRDSPALDVAVRLHGLGAWVTVTDPEAIENARRIHPQLNYVEDRDEALRAADAVIVVTEWDEYRRQLDPEHASSLATGRVIVDGRNCLDAAAWRAAGWDYYGMGRP, encoded by the coding sequence ATGCGTCTGTCCGTCATCGGCTGCGGCTACCTCGGCGCGGTCCACGCCGCGGCGATGGCCTCCATCGGGCACGAGGTCGTCGGCATCGACGTCGACGAGCGCAAGATCGCCTCGCTCTCGCGCGGCGAGGCCCCGTTCTTCGAGCCCGGCCTGCAAGACATCCTCAGCGAGGCGCTCGCCTCGGGTCGCCTGCGCTTCTCGACCGACATGGCGGATGCCGCCGGCGCCCAGGTCCACTTCATCGGCGTCGGCACCCCGCAGAAGAAGGACGGCGACGCGGCCGACCTCACGTACGTCAACGCCGCCGTCGACGCCCTCATCCCGCACCTCGCCGAGGGCGACATCGTCGCGGGCAAGTCGACCGTCCCCGTCGGCACGGCCGCCACCCTCGCCGAGCGCGTCACCCCCACCGGCGCGACCCTCGTCTGGAACCCGGAGTTCCTGCGCGAGGGCTGGGCCGTGCAAGACACGATCGACCCCGATCGCCTCGTCGCGGGCGTCCCCGCGGGTGCCGAGGGCGAGCGCGCCGCCGACATCCTGCGCGAGGTGTACCACCCCTCGGTCGCGAAGAACACGCCGTTCATCGTCACCGACCTGGCCACCGCGGAGCTCGTCAAGGTCGCCGCCAACGCTTTCCTCGCGACGAAGATCAGCTTCATCAACGCCATGGCCGAGATCGCCGAGGTCACCGGCGCCGACGTCACGACCCTCGCCGACGCGATCGGCCACGACGCCCGCATCGGCCGCCGCTTCCTCGGCGCCGGCATCGGCTTCGGCGGCGGCTGCCTGCCCAAGGACATCCGCGCCTTCTCGGCCCGCGCCGAAGAGCTCGGCCGCGGCGAGTCGGTCGCCTTCCTGCGCGAGATCGACGCGATCAACATGCGCCGCCGCGACCGCGCCGTCGACCTCGTCGTCAGCGCGTTCGGCGGCTCGGTGTTCAAGAAGAACATCACCGTCCTCGGCGCCGCCTTCAAGCCGCACAGCGACGACACCCGCGACTCCCCCGCGCTCGACGTCGCCGTCCGCCTGCACGGCCTCGGCGCCTGGGTCACCGTCACCGACCCCGAGGCGATCGAGAACGCCCGCCGCATCCACCCGCAGCTGAACTACGTCGAAGACCGCGACGAGGCTCTGCGCGCCGCCGACGCGGTCATCGTCGTGACCGAGTGGGATGAGTACCGTCGCCAGCTCGACCCCGAGCACGCGTCCTCGCTCGCGACCGGCCGCGTGATCGTCGACGGCCGCAACTGCCTGGATGCCGCCGCCTGGCGCGCCGCCGGCTGGGACTACTACGGCATGGGCCGCCCCTGA
- a CDS encoding acyl-CoA thioesterase, with protein MNFHTRKWVRPEDLNANGTLFGGSLLRWIDEEAAIYAIIQLGNYRVVTKLISEINFESSAVQGDLIEMGLTATHFGRTSLTMRAVVRNMITRKRILSIERLVFVSVDEAGQPIPHGYSAITYDRDRMPREHPRTDSVRLP; from the coding sequence ATCAACTTCCACACCCGCAAGTGGGTGCGTCCGGAAGACCTCAACGCGAACGGGACGCTGTTCGGCGGCAGCCTGCTGCGCTGGATCGACGAAGAGGCCGCGATCTACGCGATCATCCAGCTCGGCAACTATCGGGTCGTGACCAAGCTCATCTCGGAGATCAACTTCGAGTCGTCGGCGGTGCAGGGCGATCTGATCGAGATGGGGCTCACCGCGACGCATTTCGGGCGCACGTCGCTGACGATGCGCGCCGTCGTGCGCAACATGATCACGCGCAAGCGCATCCTCTCGATCGAGCGGCTCGTGTTCGTGAGCGTCGACGAGGCGGGTCAGCCGATCCCGCACGGATACTCCGCGATCACGTACGACCGTGACCGGATGCCGCGCGAGCACCCGCGCACCGATTCGGTGCGGCTGCCCTGA
- a CDS encoding three-helix bundle dimerization domain-containing protein: protein MDKPTRDYDSAELVDEVTGRVSKRLPDVDGDLIRREAEASVENHSDARVTDFLGIIAERETRERLSGIAEASDDVDTTVPPPS from the coding sequence ATGGACAAGCCCACGAGAGACTACGACTCCGCCGAGCTGGTCGACGAGGTCACCGGTCGCGTCAGCAAGCGCCTGCCCGACGTCGACGGCGACCTCATCCGCCGCGAGGCCGAGGCATCGGTCGAGAACCACTCCGACGCCCGGGTCACCGACTTCCTGGGCATCATCGCCGAGCGCGAGACGCGCGAGCGCCTGTCAGGAATCGCCGAGGCGAGCGACGACGTCGACACGACCGTCCCGCCCCCGAGCTGA
- a CDS encoding Na+/H+ antiporter subunit E — MIGSVMGSVVGRVVVIAAVWLAATEASPGALAYGAVAVPLVVAASYVLTGRPRGGRVRFGGRVRGILWCVELAGWVLWRSVLGGLDVARRALWLPRPDIAPEWFSYTTALATPTARGALALIANLMPGSLTARLDGDRLEVHAISPSLDVVGSLDALEGRIERIERMWSARGRDGRVDVVARLGDS; from the coding sequence GTGATCGGGTCGGTGATGGGCTCGGTGGTCGGGCGGGTCGTCGTCATCGCCGCGGTGTGGCTCGCCGCGACCGAGGCGTCGCCGGGAGCCCTGGCTTATGGTGCGGTCGCGGTGCCGCTGGTCGTCGCCGCGTCGTACGTGCTGACCGGGCGCCCACGAGGCGGCCGCGTGCGGTTCGGGGGCCGGGTGCGCGGCATCCTGTGGTGCGTCGAACTGGCCGGGTGGGTGCTGTGGCGCTCCGTGCTCGGCGGGCTCGACGTGGCGCGCCGGGCGCTGTGGCTGCCGCGTCCCGACATCGCGCCGGAATGGTTCTCGTACACGACCGCGCTGGCCACGCCGACCGCGCGCGGGGCGCTCGCGCTGATCGCGAACCTCATGCCGGGCAGCCTCACCGCCCGACTGGACGGCGACCGGCTGGAGGTGCACGCGATCAGCCCGAGCCTCGATGTCGTGGGCTCGCTCGACGCGCTGGAGGGACGCATCGAGCGGATCGAGCGGATGTGGTCAGCTCGGGGGCGGGACGGTCGTGTCGACGTCGTCGCTCGCCTCGGCGATTCCTGA
- a CDS encoding complex I subunit 5 family protein → MIWIPAFALPLALAAAIAVLSGVGGARALGSRHLVTRFAWIAVVPAGAAALGDGAERHEVAWMLLGTSIRVDDVGRPLVLMAVALYGLALAFVVRSKAERPHVLTAFLLLCFAGNIAVFVADDLVTFYLAFATMSFLGYAIVVHDRSRGARRAGAIYLVLTVLGECAVLVALLMLAADGVTRVQDAPAAVAASPAGGLIILLLLVGFGVKAGTVPLHVWLPLAHPAAPSPASAVLSGAMLKAGVVGWLRFLPLGEGAGEPVWGAAFLVLGLAGGLAAVPAGILQRNPKVVLAYSSISQMGFIAALVGAALVAPAAAPACIAAVVVYSVSHGLVKGTLFLGVQAWDTERMPRWAVVAPLAVAAVALVGAPLTSGFIAKYAAKEAVGDVVVPVLPGVGVGVGVGDVLPWFGVGSTLLMARFAVVLLRRERAPKPTARTRAFAWAVLSVGAVVPVAVLAGARQPPLSLPGWFDPSALWAQSWPLLLGLVLAAAAWGSARRWSRPAPSVPPGDIVVLEERAARGLVRGLTAGSEALGRVRGAAVARIVAGPKSGLFVERMQRAIGTWSGSGVVLVVTLAVALCAAVFSGFFVGGGGVP, encoded by the coding sequence GTGATCTGGATCCCCGCCTTCGCCCTGCCGCTCGCGCTCGCCGCGGCCATCGCCGTGCTGAGCGGTGTCGGCGGCGCCCGGGCGCTCGGCTCGCGCCACCTCGTCACGCGGTTCGCCTGGATCGCCGTCGTGCCCGCCGGTGCGGCCGCGCTCGGGGACGGCGCCGAGCGTCACGAGGTGGCGTGGATGCTGCTGGGCACCTCGATCCGGGTCGACGACGTCGGCCGGCCGCTCGTGCTGATGGCCGTCGCGCTCTACGGGCTGGCGCTCGCGTTCGTCGTGCGGTCGAAGGCCGAGCGCCCGCACGTGCTGACGGCCTTCCTGCTGCTGTGCTTCGCCGGGAACATCGCCGTCTTCGTGGCGGACGACCTCGTGACGTTCTACCTGGCGTTCGCGACGATGAGCTTTCTCGGTTACGCGATCGTCGTGCACGACCGCTCGCGCGGGGCTCGTCGGGCCGGCGCGATCTACCTCGTGCTGACGGTGCTCGGCGAGTGCGCCGTGCTCGTGGCGCTGCTGATGCTCGCCGCCGACGGGGTGACGCGGGTGCAGGACGCGCCGGCCGCGGTGGCCGCCTCGCCCGCGGGCGGGCTGATCATCCTGCTGCTGCTCGTCGGGTTCGGGGTCAAGGCCGGCACCGTGCCGCTGCATGTCTGGCTGCCGCTGGCCCATCCCGCCGCCCCGAGTCCCGCGAGCGCCGTGCTGTCGGGGGCGATGCTGAAGGCGGGCGTCGTCGGGTGGCTGCGGTTCCTGCCGCTCGGCGAGGGCGCCGGAGAGCCCGTGTGGGGCGCGGCGTTCCTCGTGCTCGGGCTCGCAGGAGGGCTGGCCGCGGTTCCCGCCGGCATCCTGCAGCGCAACCCGAAGGTCGTGCTCGCGTACAGCTCGATCAGTCAGATGGGCTTCATCGCCGCGCTCGTGGGGGCCGCTCTCGTCGCTCCCGCCGCGGCGCCGGCGTGCATCGCGGCGGTCGTCGTGTACAGCGTGTCGCACGGACTCGTGAAGGGGACGCTGTTCCTCGGTGTGCAGGCGTGGGACACCGAGCGGATGCCGCGGTGGGCGGTGGTCGCGCCGCTCGCGGTCGCCGCCGTGGCGCTCGTCGGAGCACCGCTGACGAGCGGGTTCATCGCGAAGTATGCCGCGAAGGAGGCCGTCGGGGATGTCGTTGTGCCGGTGCTGCCGGGTGTCGGTGTCGGTGTGGGTGTCGGCGACGTGCTGCCCTGGTTCGGTGTCGGGTCGACGCTGCTGATGGCCCGGTTCGCCGTCGTGCTGCTGCGTCGCGAGCGCGCCCCGAAGCCAACGGCGCGGACGCGGGCGTTCGCGTGGGCGGTGCTCTCGGTGGGGGCGGTCGTGCCGGTCGCCGTGCTCGCGGGGGCGCGGCAACCACCGCTGAGCCTGCCGGGGTGGTTCGACCCGTCGGCGTTGTGGGCGCAGTCGTGGCCGCTGCTGCTCGGGCTGGTGCTCGCCGCCGCGGCGTGGGGTTCGGCGCGGCGCTGGTCGCGGCCTGCCCCGAGCGTGCCGCCCGGCGACATCGTCGTCCTCGAGGAGCGCGCGGCGCGCGGGCTCGTGCGCGGGCTGACGGCCGGGTCGGAGGCGTTGGGTCGCGTGCGCGGCGCCGCCGTCGCCCGCATCGTCGCGGGCCCGAAGTCGGGGCTGTTCGTCGAACGGATGCAGCGGGCGATCGGAACCTGGAGCGGCTCGGGCGTCGTGCTGGTGGTCACGCTCGCCGTCGCGCTGTGCGCCGCGGTGTTCTCCGGGTTCTTCGTCGGTGGGGGAGGGGTGCCGTGA